The DNA window tataattagGTTGTATGACAAGACAATTTAATATAGACATTTCATCTCCcacaaaaataatcataactTTAATGAATGCATTTGGTTTTACTGCAATGATACACAGCAAATTCCAATGATAgatgaattttattataaatttttcaAGAACTGCTTTGTGTAATGTAAAAACACTTCTTTCAAATTAAAATGACTACTGCCTTGCACAGGGAAAAAAGTCTATATACGATGTTTGGAAAATTTATGCATATTTACCAATGGATGTAATATTGATGGTTTTTTGGATGAAATTTTACaattatacaatattagtgaTAAAAATATCTGACAATAATCTTATGATTGTAATATTTACgttaaaatcaatattaaaaaaaaatacaatgattGTATCATCAATGATTTACATTGtattatcaatataattatatccaatgattgtaatattaatgtattaacaatGTATCATCAATATAATCAGTTCAGAAAAATGATATAGCattctggattaatttttttactggtGACATAATTAGCTCTGAAAACCTCTCTCTAGGAGCATTCTCATTTAAAAGCTACTAAAGTCAAATGAGTGTCATGAAGGAACAGTTTTTTCGTGTAGGTGAAATGATAGCACTGCTAAATCATCTTTGGAATGGGTTGTAAAGCTGTCTCAAATTCTGTCAGTAGGGCCATACAAAAACAGATATTACACTTTTATAAATGGAGATTGTTATAAAGCAAAGATGAGAAATGGAGATGTACAGATTGATGATTGGACTGGACAACCTATTCTTATTCCACATACACTCGCTTATGCCTTCAACCAACTTCATTGATTAAAAGAAAGTTAATGTTACATGACTGTTCTCCTTGTCAGTCTACTTCTTCTGTTTACTTGGCTGTCAATATTGACATTTTTGATGAAAGTAAATTATTTGATGTACCTACATACCCTAAGTAGGTGAAATAGTACGATCTAATTGTGGTAGTTCTAAagttattataataaaagtaCAGGAAGTACATTGTGAAGATTCCTCGTTTGTAGTTGGAAATCCTCTCAAAAAAATTAATGCTACATTAACATTATGGAGAGAGCAGACATCTTCTATATCTGTTCCTTTAACTTCTATAGTGGATGTTATTACTTTTAACAATGCAAGAAAGACCAATGAGTATATATTTTAGAATACTCATAATTTAAAGTCTAAGTGAGAAATCAAATTGTTACCCATATGGGATATCTCTGAGTGAGAAATCAAATTGCTACCCATATGGGATATCTCTAAGTGAGAAATCAAATTGTTACCCATATGGGATATCTCTGAGTGAGAAATCAAATTGTTACCCATATGGGATATCTCTGAGTGAGAAATCAAATTGTTACCCATATGGGATATCACAGGGAAAAAGTCTATATACGATGTTTGGAAAATGTATGCATATTTACCAATGGATGTAATATTGATGGTTTTTTGGATGAAATTTTACaattatacaatattagtgaaaaaaaataatcttaGGATTGTAATATTTACgtttaaaatcaatattaaaaaaaatacaatgattGTATCATCAATGATTTACATtgtattatcaatatatatatccaatgattgtaatattaatgtattaacgttgtatcatcaatataattatatccaatgattgtaatattaatgtatttacattgtatcatcaatataattatatccaatgattgtaatattaatgtattaacattgtatcatcaatataattatatccaatgattgtaatattaatgtattaacattgtatcatcaatattattatatccaatgattgtattattaatgtattaacattgtaatatatacattgttaaTACCACTGTcatttatacaatgtatatattacaattccttttacaacaattgtaacattgttgtaatatatacattgtcaATACCACTGTcatttatacaatgtatatattacaacaattgtaacattgttgtaatatatacattattaatacaattgttgtttatacaatgtatataatacaaTCCTTTTGTCATGATTGTAAAATTATCTTAAATATTTCATCCATAATATCACTATATTTATAACATTGTCATTGTAAATTTTTCACATTgtgtatttgtaattaattatacaaaacaaaaatccaacagtttatatacatgaataatatgactataatataatattgtaaaaaaacctTGGAAATGACAACAGTTTATGTAATATAATTGAAATTATCATATTTACTTATCTTGTTTGTTTATATCATATCTTGATGAAATTCGGATAAACAATAACAGATCTAGAGTCAGTCACTTTATGAAAATTCCAATGTTATATTCTATGTTATGGTAATCACAACAATACATTGTAGTGATATAATTATCAACCACTTCAATGCTCCTCCCCATCAAATCTGGgtgtaaataaaagtaaagaTTAGGAGATGCCTATGACATGCCATTTGTTCTGTAAATAGAGTGTATACTTTTTGTGCAATTTAAGTTTAGGAATGATCGCACAattgtcatacatgtacatttacatagTTTGTGAGTTCttttaagtttttaaacatatttctttaataatgaCAAATTGGCCCCTAACTACTAAAACATAGTCAGGGATAAATATAAAAAGGCTAAAAATGAATTGttgccaaataaaaataactagcAAGACCATTTCTTAAATACAATACCCTTCCTTGGGCGTTCAGTTTAACACATTGGTTCACGGTTTAATGAGCTTAATCCTATCATTTAAGTAATTTttgcatgtaataattgaattcAACATCAAATCATAAGTTGCCATAGGGATACAGTGTGGTATGTTAATTCCACAGTATATATGCCAGTCAATCCAGTATTAGCCTGTTGATCTTGGAATGTAAGATGCACAGCATCTAGTTGATCCTTTAAATAATGATTCTGATATTGGTTGCATGTATaaatcaattttttaaaaatcaatcaattttttaatgttcaatcaaaaaaattaattttaaaggtcTATACCATTTCTAGAACCTATATGTAGTATATCATTAATTTGAAACAATAatcatttcatgtactttgataAAACCTTGATTATTTGAAACTACAATAGTTTTCGAGCCCTAAAATAAAAAGCAGAGATTTACATACAAACATAGCTATTTTAGAGATTGAAGAAAAGGAGTTAATCTACTGTTACTTGACATGTATCAATATTGTGTCCTTTACCTTTCTAATACATAGGGCGGAGACAAAGTCTGCATCATTTGCAACAGGCTAAAGAAGACAGACAATAACAACTTGACCGTGTCATTTTGTAGGATTAATTGACTAAGTCTATTTAAgttttttccattaacaatgtaatgtaatatacactAAATATGTATTTCTTATTAATCAACTTACTAAAACACTTCTTAGTATTCTGAAATTGTACTTGAGTATTGGTTGACCTACATATTTTTgataaatatagaaatatatataaagaaatgttAAGACCTTACCACAAGCAATATATCCATTGTTTACAGAGAGTCCTACAAACTTAGTTTTATTTGTGTGACCTTTGTACGTTTTTTGACAGGTTTCCTGTCTCCACACACCAAAGTTTAAGTTGACCATCTGTTGAGCTATGAAAAGTACAATTGATTCATCACTCAGCTAGCCAGACATCTATCTTTACAGTAATAGTAACTTACGCTGAGACTAACTCCTTATCATTAACGTACTGCATATAGGAAACAGAATTTTTATGCCCTTTCAAAGATAATACAGGCTGTCCAAACATTCTAATATCCGTTAAACTAATTATAGAATCTGCAGAAATGATACATAACTTCATTGCACTTAGAGCTGCTATGATGATAGAAACTAAGCTATTTTCTGATGGATTCTATTACACAGCACATGTATTCCTCTACCAATGCTGCCATACACCAAATAATATCTATTGTTAGGTTGAAATCTCACACTACAAATAATTGATTGTGTTGGTTGAGACTGAGCACTCTGGTGATAAATGCCACAGTTTAAGAGAACAGTCATCACCCCCAGAAGCCAAAAAGAGATGGGTcataattgttaaaatgtatagACCATACCCTTCTCTCGTGCTCCTAAATAGTAGAATGAGACACTCAATAGTAATATACCAGATCCTCATTTCTTCGGATTGAGGAAGCACTGAGAGGTTAGTATTGTTTATGTCTTTCATCGCGCCAATGAAAGACATAACAATACTATAGCATGCTGTGAGTAATACTATACTTAAGCCCCAGAAGAGAATGGACACAGATTATACTGACTTGGTATGTGTGGATAGATTTGTTATGGTGAGTATCCCAGATTGATAATATACCACCAAAATCACTAGCTGCTAACTGTTTGCTTAAGATAAGGATTATAGGCTAGAGAACTAAAACTGAAGTATATTGTTCTTCCTGCATTGATACTATATCAAATCCTATCTACTAGTGACaatgttatatacatataacaacAATTTTATGTTcaaaatatcacacacacacatgcatatattataaataaatacctaATTTTATCATGGCACGACATCTCTTTGACTGGATAACAAATTGTATTGAGCTTAGGCTGACAAGTAGTCACTAGTGAATAGTCAAAATCTGAAAAAAAGATAAGAAATTAATCAAAAAGATAGAGAAATAGTAAAGAtactaataaaatgttacttACAACAACAAATGCTATATATCATACATTATTAAACCAACAGTAGTCTCACCTTAATTCTTTTAGTATAACCTCCAACAGCAAAGCAATCACCATCTTTATCAAACTCAATACTAGATACAATATTGTCAGTTCCAATAGGTGCGTTACCATAATATAATGTAGATAATTCTTGAAATGATGAGTATTTGGTGACACTAGTAAGTGTGTCAAGGAAAGATGAGGATGAGGACAAAGCTGTGTTTTGAGTTTCAAGAAAAGATGAGGATGAGGACGAAGCTGTGTTTTGAGTTGACAGATCATGTTTAACCACTATATAACAATATcccaacaataatataataataatatagtaatatgCTATAACTCATAGAGTGACTGTGATATACTAAGCAAATACAATTCTTCttaagaaatatattatattactgatACAGAAAGTATACTCACAGGTATTAGgcgagttagagagagagaaataacatGCAATAACtcatcaaaattaccataaaGAGAGCGTTTTCTTCGAGATAGCTGagactataaaataaaaatatcagtaAATCAAGTTAAATCAAAGGCATACTGTTCCCTCTTCTGAAAGTGTGACATTATCAAATTCAGTTTTCTGAGTCTGAGCCTCAATGCCTTTGTCTATTAATTGTAACTCTTCATTAAGTTTTTCTAATTCCTGCAAACCACAACAAAAATGCCAAATTGAAAATACTAGCATTTTAACTCCATTTACGTACATGAAGTTTCCTTTTCTTAGCTTTGGTCAAAAATTCAGTATATGtcttttcaaatattattgcCTGCTcctaaacaaaaatagttgtttGTGAAAATGAGCCATAGTAAAAATTAAACCTTTATGTATACTGTCTATACTCTGTCCAAGTTGAGAAAAgcccttcattaaaaaaaggtgCTTTAGGCATGGAATGTAAGGTGAGATATTTCCTCCTATTAAATACAATTAGCACTGAAgtacattttaagtttattcattatttgttcaCATGCATATCATACGAACACACCACGTTTCTCTCGTGTTGATGATTTTGATCATGAAGCCATCAGACGGAAATCTACTACCTCTATCAGGCATTATCAGTCTTCCTTCTttgataaaacttttaaagaacCTTGGTGGCTTTATAACTGCCTTAAATTGCAAAGACAATAtctggttattattttaataataatgattgttATAATAGTCTTTAATAGAACATCTGTTCATATaattaaactgtattttagAATTTTCACGTGACAGATGACTGACTTCTCTTTATTAAATCCTCGAAGATGTGCAATTTGAAGTATGTGGAAGGTATGCCATTGAAAAATGTATGGAGTTTTTCTAGTTTGCTACTTTCTCGTAGCACTAGAGagccaaattttatatattataatatgcgCGTTTGCAAGCTGAATCGATTGTGCAAGTCCCATGTCGATAGCACGTAAAACGGCAAAGTTAAAACAAACTACAATTTGCTCATTGATGAAAGACCATCAATAGAGTCATCATAATCGTAGTTTCATATCCagattatttaattgtttggaTAACACATTACATTCTACTCAAGTATGAGAAATGGAGATGTACAGATCGATGATTGGACTGGACAACCTATGTCTTATTCCATACACATACCACTCGCTTATGCCTTCAACCAACTTCATTGATTAAAAGAAAGTTAATGTTTACATGACTGTTCTCCTTGTCAGTCTACTTCTTCTGTTTACTTGGCTGTCAATATTGACATTTTTGATGAAAGCAAATTATTTGATGTACCTACATACCCTAAAGTAGGTGAAATAGTACGATCTAATTGTGGTAGTTCTaaagttattataaataaaagtacaggAAGTACATTGTGAAGATTCCTCGTTTTGTAGTTGGAAATCCTTCTCAAAAAAATTAATGCTACATTAAGATTATGGAGAGAGCAGACATCTTCTATATCTGTTcctttaacttttattgtggATGTTATTACTTTTAACAATGCAAGAAAGACCAATGAGTGTATTTTAGAATACTCATAATTTAAAGTCTAAGTGAGAAATCAAATTGTTACCCATATGGGATATCTCTGAGTGAGAAATCAAATTGCTACCCATAGGATATCTCTAAGTGAGAAATCAAATTGTTACCCATGCATACGGATATCTCTAAGTGAGAAATCAAATTCATTATGTGGGATTTGGCTGATCTAATCACTTTTAATAAAACTCTCTACTACCTCAGTTTGCAAAGGTAAacattataactattatttacatttctattaaaattttatttagggAGTGCACAATTTAAGTTTGCATCTTATCCAACTAACTCTTAAGACTATACTCTGTTACCAGTTGAGGTAAaccaatattaaattattaataatatatgtgcCTTCTATTGTATGGCTAGTATTCTGATTTGTTAGAATATCATGGGCTTTTTAGTATCTTATGGATTGACcagattgttttattgttaagaATATTGTATAACTTCAGTGACCTGTTGTTTTATATCATGCCCAATCATTTGACTTTGAGCCAATCTTTACTCTGAATAATACCTCTTCCGTTTCACATCCTCCAATCTAGAGCTTAATGTGTGAAGAACAAACAGTGAGTGACTACGTCAAGGCATGTTTGCATAAGAGAACACTCTTACAGAGATTGACTTTTCTCTGGACTCTCTTCATTGTTATAACACACTTGTTACAAAGCTCCTTTAACTTGATTATaatctctctctcattttctctCATGGTAGGTTAATGAACACACTGGGTCACAGAGTTGAATTAGTTAGCTGAAAAGAGTTTAGAGatctattataattaataaccaTTACATGAGTGAGTAGACTACTGGTCTTATTTCAAATTTTCAACATGTATTTTCATACATCATATATTTACTATAATTATAACAACCAGTCACAACTAGGTCATAGAGTTGGATTAGATAGCTAAAAGAGTTAAGACATCTAATATTCTTACATACACCATAATGAGTATTACTGCAAAGCATGActtatatattcaatgtttcaCCAATTTCCTTTTTTCCCTTAGATAGAGATTATTCAAATACTATTAGAGAACAGTCTTACAGAGATTGACTTCCCTCTGGACTCTCTTGCACACTTGTTCCATTCTAAAGTTAATGTGTGAAGACAATCAGTGAGTGACCTAACGTCAAGGCATATTTGCATCAGAGAACACTCTTACAGAGATTGACTTTCTCTGGACTCTCTTCATTGTTATAACACACTTGTTACAAAGCTCCTTTAACTTGATTATAATCTCTCTCTCATTGTTTGAAATGTAAATAGATTGGAATATTGGTCCTAGTCCAACTGATGTGAAAGCAGCAATTCTGTATTGATATATAGTATATGGGTGGAGTGAATCAACTGAAATTGATACATTATGagacacaaaatacatttcatgtCCAGATTTGTAATGTCAATAAGAGATATATTATAGCCAGTTATCACTCCATTTTGTTTCAGATGATGGAGGTGGAAACCACTCAATATAAACAACTGATGAGCTCTTTACTGTGATACTTAAACTTGTAGGAGAACTTGAAGGTACTATATTTAAAAGAGATTAATAACACATGACTCAATTTTGACATCATGGAATGCTTCATTAGGAGTTGACACAACTGTAGATGCATAAACGACTGCAGATCCATTTGAAACATTAAGTACAATTGTAATGCCTTCATCATTAGCGGAAGTGGATAATTGACATACTTGGTTTGACCCTGATCATGGTATCAGACACAACTTGATCAATAGAAAGGTCAGGTGAAGctgtaaaatatgtatatttaatataaacacTAAAAAATTAACTTACCTCACAAGCCTTTGACTAATGCATATTTGCAAGGCACTTAGTTGAGCCACATTGAAACtggaaaataaatgaaacataagAGGCCTGAGATGCAATAGCATTGAGTTCATTTTGGTTGGCTCCTGCAATTCCAATAGCAAATGCTATTATTCCGGCATTATGCAGTGCATTAGCTGCAGTGACTGTGCTGAGTAACTGTTAGAATATCCATCGGTAATCACTACAGCAACACGTGGAATCCTTCACTAGTTGGACGAGCTCCATTAGATTGAGAAAAAACCTGTTGTTCGACTCCATTAAGTGCCCCAGCTGTGTTAGTACCTCCTCCACTGTATGGAAGTGCACTTATTGCCGACAGAACAGCAGATTTTGTGGAATATGTGTTTAGGTAGAAAAATGAAATGATTATATGATCCATAAGACATAACTCCAACCTGTACATCATTTGTCCTATTTCAAAGCTATTAGCAATATCACGTACAAAGGTCTTCATTGTTTTGAAAGTTGGAGTAACCAACACTTCCTGAAGCGTCCATCACAAAGAAAGATCCAATGCACTAACATCACAATCTGTACAAATAAATAGATATAATTAACAGAAATTTCTTATATATTGTAgcaaatttaattgttttgttgggaCATACATTATGCAGCTAGCGGCTGTCACATTCTCATATACAGCAGTTAGAAAGGCCATGTGTTTTATCATAACACACATGCAATGCTACAAATTGTATAAGATCTCTAAAATtaattcaaaaaattaaatgagttTGATGTTACCTGCTTAAAGTACATGTGTCACATGGCCTGTCACTTATACAAGATGAATGCATGCTCTTGCATAAATTGTGGTCAAACTCATTTACTTCATTCTAAGTCTAGTCAGATGCATATGTGTAACTatagctatatatattatagctgGTGATAACATTAGGATCATAAGACAACTATAGATGTATGTTATAATTGAGTCTAAAAAACTCAATCTTCCTCTTCTTTAATTGGAAAGGTTGCCAGTCATTGGCAAACTCACcttgataaaaattaaaaatattgcaaTGCACAGTAGGTGACAACAGGGGCGAGGCTGTACTGTAATCTCTAGCTTAGTGCTCATCAAAAGTGACTTATTAGTCCTTTTGTATGACAATAAGTGAATAATACGTTTTGCATTTATACTTTGACTACTTACTTACAGAAGAAAAGCAAAAATCAAGACGAGCAGGCAGAATTGCTCATCAGTACTACCAGGCTGCTAGTACATAAGACATTTTACTTAGGAATCAATGTTAAATAAAGTCTCATTCGTGTACTACACGCCGTAAGTGGTCCCCCGGCCAATTTTCATACTGGGACTGTCCATATCATGACACGCTTTTTTGGTTGTGGGAACGTAAGAAATGACTGTtttgatttataaatataatcaaCAACGACGGGACTAAAAACGCACCGATTAAGCAGTGAAGTTGTGCGCTAGTCTGCATTAAactaatttataatattataaaatacctTCAATTGATTGCAGTTAATTGACTGCTGTAACATATTGTGATTGACTCCCACCAGAACTCGTATAGTAGTTTGCCCAATAAGTTCCTTGAGAACTTACATCAGAAGCAAGAGGAATGGAGGCAGTGATAACTTGCAATAAAAGTCGTGCAGCTAATGCTGAATAGAATGGTTTACGTAAATCTGCCAACTGAGTAGTCAACCAGTTTATACCAAAACTAGTTGAAATGCCTTGAACTTGTTGCTGTAACTGAGTGTTTGAACCTGTGTTTTTTGGTAGCTGTATACTTTGCTTCACTTAACTGCCAGATTCCCATTGCTCAAGTATCAGCATCTGCTCCATCGTGGCGTTTCAACATATGCTATTCGACGCAACATCTGCTGGTCATTGGTTGAGAAGATAGATGATTGAGATATCTTAGCGAGACATGCTTGTACTACTAATGTTCTATTAGCTTCTGGTTGCAAAGTGAGATCAACTCCTGACTTCACCTGCTGCAGTAGAGACAAAAGGATTAGTAAGAAAATCGCCAACATTATCGCCTTAGTCTCTATTGTAACCAAATTTTAGActatatacttatataattttctttttattaaatagtattCATTGTTTAACACAATTCAGCACTTTCTGTATAATAGTATTCATAAGAGTACAACCTGTAATTCTGTATGAAAAACCATTCGTTTTGCTTCACATCTAATACACAGTTTAAAAGACGTTTAGTATATTGTTTTAGTTGTATTTGTTTCTACATTAACTATAAAAAATCTGTGtgaaataatgaatataattaggTTGTATGACAAGACAAATAATATAGACATTTCATCTCCCaacaaaaataatcataactTAATGAATGCATTTTGGTTTTACTGCAATGATACACAGCAAATTCCAATGACAgatgaattttattataaatttttcaAGAACTGCTatgtgtaatgtttaaaaaacacttCTTTCAAATTAAGATGACTACTGCCTTGTGTATTTTACTCTTTCTTGGTCAATATTATATTGGtgagaaaaataattataatgtcaTTATATTTGTTACTTTAAATTAGCATTTTCAGTCCCCTTTGAGTTCCTTTTATCCCTATGGCACATCAAATGGTGACAGCTTATTTGGTCCAAATGAGTTGATTCTTCAACATACATTGACTTGGCTACAAATTTCATTTTCTACAACCAGTCCTATGGACGAGTATATGTAAGACTGTGATATATTATCAAAAATAGAATATAATCATCACTATAGATTAAACAACAATGGTGATTTGTCATATCTTGCTGCTATACAGCTATACATCATCACCATTTCCTCTGAGTTATCCTATAATAGCTCCTTATTGGGCTGATGTTGATACACGTGGTACTGGGTCTGTCTATTACAGAGAAACATCTAGTGCATCAATTATATCAACAGTAGCAAGTCATGTGTCTAATGCTTTTCCATCTCAGTCACCATTCTATGCCACTAGTGTTGTCATTGCTACATGGTATAGGGTTGGTTACTATAATCGACATACTGACAAAGGTAATTTTAAatatctattatattatattattctacACATTTCAGACCAATACATTTCAATGTATTACTGCAACTGATAGCTATAGAtcctatgtttatttttttatcttgatAATGGTATTCAATGGACCACTGGTGATGCTAGTGGAGGTTTCTAATGGCTTTGGAGGGACACCAGCACAAGTAGGATTTAATGCTGGAGATAACACAAACTACTATGCAGTTCCTGGATCAAGAAACATCTAGTATTGTAAACATAGAAACTACCAGTAATGTTGGGGTAGCTGGAATGTGGGTTTTCAAGTGAACAATGCTCAAGTGAACAGTGGAACTAATGGGTACCTTTACTTAATCAAATCTATATGCTGTTTATGAAATATATGATTCATAATTTAGAAGTGAGCTGTGATCTTCTTCAAGTCAGTGCAGGGAACTCTTGGTGGGCTTACTGTGACACTCAATGGGAACTGCTGTATACAGTATAGCAACCTACTCATGTAGTCAAACAGGTTTATATTAAGTGGAAATACAAACAGAGTATGCCAAAGTGATGGTACTTGGACAGGAACAGTCCCTTCATGCCAATGTAAGATGTTTTGATGaattataacaacaaaaattaagttttattttgtatgtgtaGTGGTTGATTGCGGATCTTTATCTTCACCTCCATCTCAACCTGGAGGTCTTTCATTAACAGTATCTAATACTGTATATAACAGTATTGCCCAATACTCTTGTACTCAAGTAGGATATGAACTAATTGGGAACTCACAATGTGTTTGTACATCTAATGGTACCTGGGGAGGAACTACACCTTATTGTCAATGTATGTATTATCAGTGtacataatatgttattatcTGGTTATAAATGTAGTAATTAATTGTGGAGTGCCCGGTCTACCAGCAGTTAATTCATATGGATTAAATCTTGTCTATTCCACTGTGACTTATGGTAGTACCGTAACCTATAGTTGTATTAGTGGTGGTTACATCGTTGTGGGAAATCCAACTCGAACCTGTACTGTAAGTGGTAGCTGGAGTGGCAAATGCACCCgaatgtcaaggtcagtaatttgaattttttttaattcttaaagcAAATTTAGTTGTTGATTGTGGTGAACCATATGTACCTAATGGAGCTTGGGGAGGACTTACTGCTAATTATGGCAACACTATTGTAAACAGTACTGCTACATACTCATGTAACAGTATTGGTTATCAACTCATTGGAGAAGCTACATCAGTTTGTTCAGTAAATGGTACTTGGACAGGAACAATCCCTTCATGTCAATGTGAGTTAAGACTGTAGATGATGACTATATTGAAGTTAATTATTTCAGTGATTAGTTGTGGAGTGCCTGATTTACCACTTGTTAATTCAAGTGGATTGACTGTCATTATTCCACCTTGACTTATGGTAG is part of the Gigantopelta aegis isolate Gae_Host unplaced genomic scaffold, Gae_host_genome ctg4009_pilon_pilon, whole genome shotgun sequence genome and encodes:
- the LOC121392523 gene encoding LOW QUALITY PROTEIN: sushi, nidogen and EGF-like domain-containing protein 1 (The sequence of the model RefSeq protein was modified relative to this genomic sequence to represent the inferred CDS: deleted 1 base in 1 codon): MVICHILLLYSYTSSPFPLSYPIIAPYWADVDTRGTGSVYYRETSSASIISTVASHVSNAFPSQSPFYATSVVIATWYRVGYYNRHTDKVEVSNGFGGTPAQVGFNAGDNTNYYAVPGSETSSIVNIETTSNVGVAGMWVFK